The Porites lutea chromosome 11, jaPorLute2.1, whole genome shotgun sequence genome includes a region encoding these proteins:
- the LOC140951553 gene encoding BTB/POZ domain-containing protein 6-like, with translation MHDLNDLPDLNALPSNLTQRNKRMFNNVIMSDINFIVKDSETGEKVAIPAHKYVLSIGSPVFYKMFYGDLAEASNSVEVVDADSNSLLELLRFLYSDETNLTAGCVLQVMYLAEKYMVTGLLDECSEFLKNEIDAENAFEVLTQCEHFRDTEELEERCWSIVDLQTRKCLRSRSFLATSERILDVLLRRETLDIYEDELFRAVLFWAEAKCRLRSIDPIAENVKRAIGGAMSHIRFSCIADKEILNRALESGILDNDAWQASTGHTTPRSKRFAREKFNHDFPLRTIVDDSNLCVRQRQGIKPLRCRRLFMNEPPRLFAPYESKHSVSFITDQPVCMYGVRVISSGRKLNNNYAVITKLLDSNRSCNSCVKGTYIVEYGGTEGLPGFDVYFEEPVLIKKGAKYFITIFSPTELDLPQRIGKKDEVHCAGVNFYFPDSTHRQFPELIFHPLAPLWRTNYTEFKPT, from the coding sequence ATGCACGATCTTAATGATCTGCCTGATTTGAACGCTCTTCCGTCGAATCTGAcacaaagaaacaaacgaaTGTTCAACAACGTTATCATGAGCGATATAAACTTCATCGTCAAAGACAGTGAAACTGGGGAAAAGGTAGCCATTCCTGCTCACAAGTACGTACTTTCGATCGGGAGCCCTGTTTTCTACAAAATGTTTTACGGGGATCTGGCAGAGGCGAGCAATTCCGTGGAAGTTGTAGACGCGGACTCCAACAGTCTCCTTGAACTTCTACGGTTTTTGTATTCCGACGAAACCAATTTAACAGCCGGCTGCGTTCTTCAAGTGATGTACCTAGCTGAAAAGTATATGGTGACTGGATTACTAGACGAGTGCTCCGAGTTTCTGAAGAACGAAATTGACGCCGAAAACGCGTTTGAGGTTTTAACTCAGTGCGAACATTTCCGTGACACCGAGGAACTTGAGGAAAGATGCTGGAGCATCGTGGATCTACAAACCAGGAAATGTCTTCGCTCCAGAAGCTTTCTTGCCACATCTGAAAGGATTTTAGATGTTCTTTTGAGACGTGAGACGTTAGACATTTATGAAGATGAATTATTCCGTGCAGTATTATTCTGGGCAGAAGCAAAGTGTAGATTGCGGTCAATTGACCCGATAGCTGAAAACGTAAAAAGGGCGATTGGAGGTGCAATGTCACATATTCGTTTTTCTTGCATAGCCGACAAAGAAATACTTAATCGGGcgctggaatctggaatacttGACAACGATGCCTGGCAGGCCTCAACAGGGCATACAACTCCAAGGTCCAAGAGATTTGCCCGAGAGAAATTTAATCACGACTTTCCCCTACGCACCATCGTGGATGATAGCAACCTTTGCGTCAGGCAACGCCAAGGAATAAAACCTCTTCGCTGTCGCCGCTTGTTCATGAATGAACCACCCCGACTCTTTGCTCCGTACGAGAGCAAGCACAGTGTCAGCTTCATAACAGATCAGCCCGTCTGTATGTATGGAGTAAGGGTCATTTCAAGCGGGCGCAAGTTAAACAACAATTACGCGGTTATTACAAAGCTATTGGATAGCAATCGCTCTTGTAATAGCTGTGTGAAAGGAACCTACATTGTCGAATACGGAGGAACCGAGGGATTGCCAGGATTTGATGTATACTTCGAAGAACCCGTTCTCATTAAGAAAGGTGCGAAATATTTTATCACCATCTTCTCCCCTACCGAGCTGGACTTACCTCAGCGGATCGGAAAGAAAGATGAGGTACATTGTGCAGGAGTTAACTTTTACTTTCCTGATTCTACACACAGACAGTTTCCCGAGCTGATCTTCCATCCACTAGCGCCTTTGTGGCGGACGAATTACACTGAATTTAAACCAACATAG